A window of Limosilactobacillus sp. WILCCON 0051 genomic DNA:
GTGGGAATCTGGTACGTAATCATGATCTACGCCTACACGCTGCTGCAGAAATTATTGGAAAAACGCTTGGCACGTCGCTTTGGAGAGGAGACAGCTTAACTTGAGTACCAACCAGTATTTACCAATTGCCATAAAAACTGCCAATTGGCTTGATGAACATATCATCAAAACCGACCACGGTATCACCTGGGATATCAGCCAGTCGTTTCAGGGACCTTGGCGCTATTATGATGAAGCCTCCATGTATGCTGGGGCCAGTGGGATCGTGAAGTTTTACCTGGAGCTGGCCCAGATCAGCGGCAATCAGCGCTATCTAGACACAGCTGTCGCGGCTGGTCATGAACTAGCCGCACGAATTTTAAAACGCAATCCGCATCTGGACAAAGCCTTTAGCCGCTATGCCTTTACCACCGGACTCAGCGGTGTGGCGCAAGCATTGGACTGGATCAATCAAGAACATCATGAGGCCGTTTTTGACCACGCCATCATCAAAATCTTAAACGGTATCGTCAATGATCAAAAGCAGGATGGATCATGGAGCGGCCAGATTGGCATCGTGGCTGACGGTGGCACGGCGCTTTTGTTGGGACGGCTGGGTTCAAGGTATCTGATCGATGGTTTGCAGGATGCTTTGATCAAATTTGGCGACTATGTTCTAGCCCACAAGCGAATTGACGAGCACGGACAGTCATTTTATGTCGGCTTGGATCTTAAATTCGTGGGCGGTCCCATCGGCAAGTTCAATACCGGTTTTCCACTGGGACCAGCCGGCGTGGCGTTTACGCTGCTTAAATTAGCTGAGCTGACAGGAGAAAATCGTTTTATCGATGGCACCAAGGGTATTCGCGAATTTTATGAATACTATAATGATGGTAAGGGACTGCTTTTACCGCACTATCATCCCGATACTGAGCATATCTGCTACGTCGGCTACTGCGGTGGACCCGTGGGCACGGCGCGCTACTTTTATGAACTGGCCAAACAGACCGACGATGCTCATGCCGTGGCTGATTTTGAGGCAGCCATCGCGGGACTTGATCGCGTACAGGCACCCAAAAAACGTTCAGCCGGCTATTGGGAAACCGACAACTACTGCTGTGGCACGGCCGGAATTCTGCAGCTGTTTACCGGCGCCTATCTGGTAACGAATAATCAAGACTATCTTAAACGTGCTCAGCAGACTGCCACGATTTTAGTTGAACGGGCAACTCAAAATGACCGGTTTGCCTATTGGAAGCAGGCTTTTGAACGCAAGAACCCGCAAAACGTTACCGCGGCCTTGGGCTTTTATGATGGTGCGGCCGGTATTGCATCATATCTGCTGCAGCTGGGCGAGGTGGAAAATGGTCAGCTGTCGACGCACCGTTTCATTGATGACCCCTACCCTGCCGTTTGGCAACAAAATCGGTAAAACAACCGGCTCAAACAGGCGTTGAACCATGCTGGGCCGGTTTTGAATTAACCTTTAATTTTATAGATTGGAATGATTTGATGTTTAAACGTACGATCCGGCTCAGTCCCGGTATTTATGTCAATGAACCCGGCGCACTGAAAAAGCTGCCTGAACTGATCAAGGCCTTCATGCTGGAAAAGCTAGTCATCTTAACTGATCAAACCGTTTTAAAAGTCATCCCCCAGTACCTGCCGGCTGATTTTCTGACCCGGTACCCAGTCGAAATCTTTAACGGCAGCTGCGAGTTTGCCGAAATCGATCGCCTTACCAAACAGCTGAAAGCCTACGACGGGATCATCGCTTTTGGAGGCGGTCAGCTGATGGACACGGCAAAAGTCGTCAGTGACCGCCTCAACAATGTCTTGATCAACGTCCAGACCGTTCCTTCTAATTGTGCGGCCTTCACCACTAAAAGCATCGTCTATTCGCCAACTCACGAGATGATTGCCAGCGTGCGCGAAAAAAAGCCCGTTGATGCCGTTATCCTGGAACCTGAGCTGTTGAAAAACGCGCCGCTTGAATATCTGCGTTCAGGCATCGGCGACACGCTGGCCAAATACTATGAGATTCGCCGGCGCCTGACTGACGATCAAATGCATTCGCTATCGCTGTCCTTAGCGCGGGATCTGATTGAGCGGTGCCGTCAGGAAATGCTGAAAGTGGATGATCCACGGTCGCTTAACGGTCTTGACCTGCAGAACTTTATCGATACCATCTTTTTAGCGGCGTCATTGGTTGATGGCTTGGCTGACCTGGATGGACGCAGCGTGGCAGCTCATACCTTCTATAATGCCTATGTCAAGGTCATTGGCCCGCAACGCTTTACGCATGGCGAAATCGTTGCTTTAGGCAATCTGTTTCAAGTAACGCTGGAAGACGATCCCGCGTTGATCAAAGAAATCCGCGCCTACTATCCCAAGGTTGGCCTGCCGCTTTCTTTGGCCGCACTTGGCATTACCCAGGCTGAGCAGCTGGACTCATTGGCTGAATACATGGCCAAGCCGGATAATATCAGAATGCAGTCGATTTTTCCCGGCATAACCGCGACCACGATTCGCAAGACGCTAGCCAAACTTATCTAAATAATAACCCCCAATCAATTCGCAACAAACCAGCGGATCGGTTGGGGGTATTTTTAGACTGGATTTATGCCTTCATAACTAAAACAGCTGCAGCATCAGCGCCACGATCATTTCTTTAATCAGCTGGCCGCCTAACGAAATCGCGGCAAAAACGATCAGACCATTGATGACCAAAACGATCAGCGCGCCATACATGCGATCAAGCTTCTGACTGCCAGCCTCAAGCATCGTATCAGCCAATGCCAGGGCAAACATTCCCAAAGCAGTCAGCAGAATCACGCCAATCAGAGTCATCATGCCAAGCGAGCTGGTTAATGATGCCAGCAATAAGCTGACCAGCAGCAAAATAACGTTGAAGTTGCTGGACCACGTCAAATGATTGATCATGTCAACGTAATCGCCGCCTTCAATACCACTGACATAGCGTTTAAAGACGTACGCCACGGCACTCATCAGCAGCATGGCAACCACGATCAGCAGCCACAGCAAGAAAAAGCTCCCCGTCGTCATGGCCTTGATATGAAAAACGATTGCCGAGCCTGACGCAAGCTGAGCAAGCTTAGCCGATAGATGATCAACCATCCAGCCAATCGTCACGACCGCAAGCAAGGCCTCGATAATCTGCATCGTCAGGCCAGTCCAACGCCAGCTTGGCTGCTGATAATCACTGGGATGTCTTAGCGACTCAATCAGCCAGGCCCAGGCCCGTTTAAATCCCTGCTTGGTATGCTCGAGATCCAGCGTCAGTTCAAATGAATCCCCGGTCGTACTTGATTCGGATTGCTTTCTGGCTTCCGCACGACTCTTGAATGACGCGGACTCTTGATTGGCCTTAGCTTCACCAGCCGCGCTGACTGCTGCTTTTGGATCCGGTTTGGCCGGCTGGCTGGCTGCTTTTGGATTGTTGACTAAAGGATGCGGCTGTTCTGTAACGTTTTGAACGTCTGAGACTTCTTCACGACTTGGTGCCATCGCGTTTTGGTACGATGGTTCAGCAGCTTTTTGTGCATGGACAGGATCCGTTGATGTTTGCGACTCATGCTGCCCTGCTGTTGCTTGAGGCCGTTCAGCCGCAGCCGATATCGCCCGTGGCTCGCTGATTGGTTCAGTTGCTGGCGACTCACTGTTTTCGCTGGCTATCGAAGCTGGCTGAATTTCTTGATCAGCCGTTTTCTGATTGGCGACCGTTTCAAAATGCCAGCCGCAACGCGTACAGTATTGGGCATTTTCTAAAACTTCACTACCACAGTTTGGACAGACTTTCATCTTACTTCCTCCGTCAAACCATTAATTGATTTAATTATGCAAAGTAAAAGCACCCCGCGGCAATGGCGGAGTGCTGTTTTGATTAAGCGCTGATTAGCCTTCAAAGACGTCCGTCAATGGAGGTACCACTTGCTTCTTACGTGAAACCACGCCTGGCAGGTTCATACGGTGGTTGTCGCCCAGCTTCTTACCGAATGCCTGTTCAACCTTTTCCGTGTTGCCGCCAACAACCAGCAGATCAGAATCGCTGTTCAAAATGTTGGTAGCAATCAAGATGAACGTGTCGTAGCCGTTTTCATCGTTCAGCTGTTGCATCGTCTTTTCCAGGTCGGCTTGACGAGAGAAGACATCATCTAGATCAACCGTGTTTACTTGACCGATCCGCAGCTTAGCGTCGCCCAGTTCAAACGTCTTGGCATCGCCATCAACGATATCAGCGTCAGACTTGGCAGCCAGATTGGTACCAGCCTTCAGCATTTCAATTCCGTAAGCTTCGTAGTCTTCAACACCGGCAACCTTTGCCAGGTACTTCAAAGCTTCGCCGTCGTGGTCAGTAGTCGTTGGTGACTTCAGCAGCAGCGTGTCGGAAATGATAGCAGACATCATCATCCCAGCCAGGTTGGCAGGAATTTCAATGTGCTTTTCTTGGAACAGTTCCGTGATGATCGTAGAAACACAGCCGTATGGACGAGCCGTGATCCAAAGTGGCTGTGCCGTGTTGAAGTTGGCGATCCGGTGGTGATCAACCAAGTGCGTAACCGTAACTTGGTCGATGTCAGCAGCTGATTGTTGTGGTTCGTTGTGGTCAACCAGCATTACCTTGTCAGTTTCGTTGGCAACCGTCTTAACGACCCGTGGTGCTTCCATGTTGAAGTAGTTCAAAGCGTACTTCGTTTCATCGTTTGGTTCGCCCAGGGCAACGGCTTCCGTTTCGTAGCCCAGTTCGTTTTCAAAGTATGAAAATGCCATTGCGGCCGTAATGGCGTCAGTATCTGGCTTTTGATGACCAAAAACTAATTCCTTGCTCATAAAGACAACTCCTTTGATTCAATCATCACGTAAAACGTTAGCTGCAACGTTTTCGCAAATTAATTATACCCTTTTATTTTAGCACGACCAGCCCTTAAATGGGAATCTAATTTCATTTCAGGTGCATATTTATGCAGGCTATGAAATTGAGTCCGTCAGATCGAGCTGCTCGCTTGTCGCCGTTTCAGTCAGCTGGGGCTTGATGCGCAGCTTAACCGGAATGCCCTGACTTTCGGTATCAATTACAAAAGTACCGTTTGAATGGGCCGTTCCCAGATGATGATCCGTAATCAAAACATCCTGGAACATCGGCCGATCGGTAATGATCTCAACGGCTCCCTGATAGTCGGCATCATAAGGCAAAAAGTCGACCAGCTTGTGCGGCAGCTTCTTCAAACGGTGCAGCACCAGTTCGCCGCGCCTTGCCCGTGCGCCAAGCTTAATGTCGGCTACGGCCATTTCTTTAAAGGCCCCGCGCTGAGTTACCATGGCCAGATGCTGATCTTCGTCAACCAGCTGCAGGTCAACCATTCTGTCATCGTCATGCAGGTTGATGGCCCGTACCCCCGTCGTTCTAACCCCGGCAATCGGTACTTCAGCTACGTCAAAGCGAACGGCATAGCCTTCATGACTGATTGCCAGCAGCGACTGCGCGGTATCTTTTGGCTCATAATACATTACGTTAACGACTTGAGCGTCATCGCCCTTGAGCTTCATGTAGACCGTCGCCGTGCTCTTATAACGAGATCCTGGCTGATATTCCTTGAACTCAGTCTGTTTGACCTGACCATCGCTGGTTCCCATCAGCAGCGTTCCTGGCATGTCCAGCCGATCAAAAATCATTGCCTTGATAATCTCTTCACCCGCGGCCAGACCGATCGTTTGTGAAATATGCTCACCAACGTCTTTCCAGCGCACGTCAGCCAATTCATGCACCGGCCGATAGATCAGATGGCCAAGATTGGTGAACATGAACAGATGCGCCAGCGTACTGGTTTCTTGGATCAGCAGCGGATAGTCGTCTTCTCGCAAACCATCTTCTTCAACGTTGGAAGCTTTAAATGACCGCAGACTGCTGCGCTTGATATAGCCGGCTTTAGAAACTAATACGACCACGTCTTCTTTGGCGACCGTAACCTTAGTGTCGATCTCCAGTTTTTGAACCTTGCTTTGAATCTCAGTCCGGCGCGGTGTCGCAAATTCTTTTTTAATCGTCCGCATTTCTTGGCGCAGCACTTTGGCCAGCTCATTTTCATCGCTTAAGATCAGCTGGTATTCGGCAATCTGATCATTCAGACGCTTTTGCTCATCTTCAAGCGCCGTCACGTCAGTATTGGTCAGCCGGTACAGCTGCATGGTAACAATGGCTTCGGCCTGCGGATCATCAAAGCCCAGCGATTCAATCAGATTCTGTTTGGCATCAGCCCGGTTTTTAGAAGCTCGAATCGTTTTGATAACCTGATCAAGCATGCTGAGCGCCTTGATCAAGCCTTCAACGATGTGGAGCCGTTTTTGCGCCTTATTTAAATCAAAGCGCGTCCGCCGCATAATGATCTCTTTTTGGAAGCTCAGATAAGACGTTAAAATATGCTTTAAGCCTACCCGCATTGGCCGCTGATTGTCGATTGCCACCATATTGAAGTTATAGTTGATCTGCAGGTCGGTGTTTTTTAGCAGATAGTTTAAGATTCCCTCGGCATTGGCGCCGCGCTTCAGCTCAATTGCGATGCGCAGGCCGCTGCGGTCAGTCTCATCACGCGCCTCAGCGATTCCCTCAACCTTTTTGGCCAGACGCAGGTCATTGATTCGCTTGACCAGCTGGGCCTTGTTGACCTCATATGGAATCTCCGTGATATTGATCTGCTGCCGACCGCCACGCAGCGTCTCGATACTGGTCTTGGCCCGTACGACAATGCGTCCCCGACCAGTTTCATAAGCTTTTTTGATTCCTTCCTTGCCTTGAATGATCCCGCCAGTTGGGAAATCAGGACCAGGCACGAATTCCATCAGTTTGTCCAGACTGACTGTGGGATGACCAAGCAGGTAGATCAGTGCATCGATCAGCTCGCCCAGATTATGCGTCGGAATTTCCGTAGCATAACCAGCCGAGATCCCGGTCGCGCCGTTAACCAAAAGATTGGGAATGCGGGCTGGCAAGACAGTCGGCTCTTTTTCGGTATCGTCAAAGTTCAGCGTCATATCAACCGTATCTTTGTCGATATCCTTAAGCATCAAGCCGGCAATCTTGCTTAAACGAGCTTCGGTATAACGCATGGCAGCCGGTGGATCACCATCCATCGACCCGTTGTTGCCGTGCATTTCAATCAATGGGTCACGCAGCTTCCAATCCTGACTCATCCGGACCAGCGCCTCATAAATGGAACTGTCGCCGTGCGGGTGGAAGTTACCCATTACGTTACCGACTGACTTGGCTGACTTGCGAAAGCCCTTATCATAGGTATTGCCATCCTTGTTCATGGCAAACAGAATCCGGCGCTGAACCGGCTTGAGGCCATCGCGAATATCCGGCAGGGCCCGTTCTTGAATAATGGACTTGGAATACCGGCCGAAGCGATCGCCCATCAAGTCTTCCAAAGTCATATTTTCGATTTTTGGTTCACTCATTGACTTTCACCTCTTACTTTTGATTCCAGGTATTGATCGTAGGCGTTTTGGCCTTTTGACCGCGATTTTCCATCAGCTGATCAGACTCTTCGTCATCGCTCAGCGTAAATTGCACGTTTTCTTCAATCCATTTCCGACGTGGTGCAACCTTATCGCCCATCAAGGTAGTGACGCGCTTTTCAGCCAGCTCGGCATCTTCTATCCGCACTCGAATCAGCGTCCGTGTGTCAGGATTCATCGTGGTTTCCCAAAGCTGATCGGCATTCATTTCACCAAGCCCCTTGAAACGCTGCAGCTGAGCTCCGCGAATCTTTTTGGTCATCTGCGTCAGCTGATCGTTGGTCCAGGCATACTGAATCTTGGTTTTGGCTCCTTTGCCAGACTGGATGCGATACAGCGGCGGCAAGGCAATGTAGACCTTACCGGCTTCGATCATTGGCCGCATGTACTTGTAGAAGAACGTCAGCAGCAGAATCTGGATGTGGGCCCCATCGTCGTCGGCATCAGTCATGATGATGATCTTGTCGTAGTTGGAGTCCGCGACGTTGAACTCGCTGCCGACCCCCGCGCCAACCGTATAGATGATCGTATTAAGCTCTTCGTTTTTCAAGACGTCATCCAGCTTGGCCTTTTCTGTATTGAGAACCTTACCACGCAATGGCAGGATCGCCTGAAACTTCCGATCGCGTCCCTGCTTGGCACTCCCACCGGCTGAATCACCCTCAACCAAGAACAGCTCATTTTTAGCGGCATCTTTTGACTGGGCCGGCGTCAGCTTGCCGGACAGATTGCGTTCTTTACGGCCTTTGCGCTTGGAGCCGCGTGATTCGTCACGAGCCTTGCGCGCGGCTTCTCTTGCCTGGCGAGCCTTGAGTGCTTTTCTGATCAGCTGCTGAGCTTCATCGCCATTTTCCAGCAGCATGTAGCTTAGCTGATCGCTGACGATTGAGTCCACGATCTTACGGGCTTCTGGCGTCCCCAGCTTGTCTTTAGTCTGGCCCTCAAACTGCAGGATGCGTTCCGGAATTCGTACTGAGACGACTGCCGTCAAGCCTTCGCGAACGTCAGACCCTTCCAGATTCTTGTCGCGTTCCTTGAGCAGACCGACTTTTCTGGCGTAGTCATTGAAGGTTTTGGTCCAGGCATTGCGAAAACCGGCTTCATGCGTTCCCCCATCTGGAGTGCGCACGTTGTTGACAAAGCTCAAGACGTTTTCTGAATAGCCATCGTTATACTGAGCCGCAACCTCAACCTCAACGCCATCCTGCTTACCGTCAAAGTACATGATCTGACCCAGTGTATCCTTGTCCTCATTGAGGTAGCCGACAAAGTCCTTGATGCCATTTTCAAACTGGAATACCTCTTCTTTTTCCTGACCAGCGCGCTTATCAGTCAGCGTAATCTTTAGGCCCTTTAGCAGGAATGCCGATTCACGCAGCCGTCTTGCCAAAGTATCGTAGTTGTAGACCGTCGTAGAAAAGATTTTTGGATCCGGCTTAAAGGTAACCGTCGTTCCGGAACCCGCACGCGTATTGCCTAATTTTTTGAGCGTGCCGACCGGATTGCCGCCATTGACGAATTTTTCTTGATAGCGAACGTGATCGCGCACGATCGTCAGTGTTAGTTTGGTTGAAAGAGCATTCACGACTGAGGCCCCAACCCCATGCAGCCCACCGGAAGTCTTGTAGCCATCGTCTTGACCAAACTTCCCCCCGGCATGCAGCACGGTCATGATGACTTCTGGCGTCGGTTTGCCAGAAGCATGCATTCCAACTGGCATCCCACGACCATGATCCTGAACCGTGATTGAATTGTCGGGTTCGATCGTCACGTTGATTTCATCACCAAAGCCAGACAAAGCCTCATCGACCGCGTTGTCAACGATTTCATATACCAAATGGTGCAGGCCATAGGTATCCGTTGAACCAATATACATCCCAGGCCGTTTGCGCACCGCCTCCAGCCCCTTAAGGATTTTAATGGAGGATGCATCATATTGATATTCTTGTTCTGCCAACGAAAGGCCCTCCTCATAATTTTTTAGTAACGTTTTTTAATATAACTGATTTGACAAAATTTAGCAAAGAAATTTTGCAAACATTTGTGCCCCATTATTTTAGCATATCAAACAAAAGTTGCCGATGCCACTCAATGTGCTATTATAACAATTATGCAATTATTATCGAGGGAGTTTTGAATGATTTATGATTTTTAAAATCTGTTTAATGGCAGTCATTGCCTACCTTTTGGGCTCGATTCCCTGGGGACTTTGGATCGGCCAGGTATTCTACCACAAGGATATTCGTCAGCTGGGCAGCGGTAATATCGGCACGACCAATACCCTGCGCGTTTTGGGACCTAAAGCAGGCGTAACCGTATTGTTTCTTGATATGTTCAAGGGGACGCTGGCAGCCTGTCAGCCATATTTCTTTCACTGCAGCCAGACCGTCAGTCCGCTTTTGATTGGCTTATTTGCCGTTTTGGGCCATACCTGCTCGATTTTTGATCACTTTCATGGCGGCAAGGCCGTTGCCACCAGTGCCGGGATCTTGCTGGCATATAACCCGCTGCTCTTTTTGGTTGCCTGGGCCATCTATCTGACGGTATTATTGTTGACCAGCATGGCTAGTGCGGCTGGCATGGTTGGCATTACCGCGATTTTCATCATTGCCTTATGCATTCACGACTGGATCTTGGCAGCCATTGCCGGGTTCTTGACGGTGGTAATCATCTGGCTGCACCGTGCCAACATCAAGCGCATCTTCAATGGTACCGAATCGCTGGTTCATTTTGGATTGGGCTATCGGCGGCAGCAAAAACGAAAGCAAAAATAATTAAGCTGATGATCGCATCACTTGGCATTAAAGACCGAGCTGAATGCGATTTTTATTTTGCTGATAAATTTAGGCAACCGATTTCCTAAACCCTCTTGCAAAAAGAATTGAAAGCGCTTATAATCTGGTGTAACGATTTCCTAAAGTTGAATTTAAACATCGAGGTGCTTTTTATGAGTTCATTTAATCAACAAAGTTTTCAGCTTAATGGCAAGGTAGCATTGATCACTGGCGGTGCCAGCGGTCTGGGTCAAAACTATTCAAAGGCGCTGTCGCTTTACGGCGCGGATATTTTTGTCGTTTCCAACTCGCAGCGCGGCTGGGAAGAAACTCGTCAAGCAGTCGAAGGCAATGGACAAAAGATCGGCTTTCTGCAGTGCGACATCACTGAACCGGACTGTGCCGATGAAATCATCGCGCAATGCGTTAAGGAAATGGGTGGTCTGGATATTTTGGTCAACAATGCCGGCATTCAGATCCGCAATGACGTCTTAGCGTTCAAGGATGAAGACTGGGACAAGGTGATCAATTTGAATCTCAACGCGCTCTACCACATGTCACAGGCCGCAGCTAAGTATATGGCTAAGCAAAAGCACGGCAAGATCATCAACATTGGCTCAATGCAATCCTACCGTGCCGGCAAGTTCATCTTCCCCTACACGGCAGCCAAACATGGCGTGTTAGGTCTGACCAAAGCCTACGCTGATGCCCTTTCCAAATACAACATTCAAGTCAACGGTCTGGCACCGGGCTACATTTTAACGGATATGACGAAGGCGCTGGCCGAGGATCCGGTTCGGGGGCCTGAGATCAAAGAACACATTCCATCCGGTGAATGGGGCCGTCCTGAACAATTGATGGGGCCAATGGTATTTTTAGCCAGTCCAGCATCTGATTACGTAACTGGTGTAATGCTGCCGGTTGATGGCGGCTACCTGCTGCGCTGATCAAATTCAACTGAAATCAAAAAGACGTGGTGATCACCACGTCTTTTTTGATTCATTAGAACGGCTGAATGGCAAACGCATAGTCCTCATGCTTGCCAGGCGCCAGTCGACTCATCACCTGTTTGTCTTCAAGTCTGCCGTCACTGTGAATACTGTCGGCAATCCCCCACCACGGCTCAACGCACACCAGGTTGGCCTGGGCTGGATATGGCGACCAGACGCCAACAAATGGTGCACCGTTAACCTGAACGTGAACCCCGTGATTAGTCTGCGGTTCCGTCAGCGTCGCCGTAAATGGCATGCCCTTGGTTGCAAAGATCAAGGCATCCTCATCGAACAGCTCATGATCCAGTGTGATGGGCTGCTGCATGTGCAGAACCGCTGGATGTTCCAGATCATTAAATGGACCAGGTGCCACCAATTTAACCTGTTGATAGTCAATTGCCGGCGAAACACTGAACTGAGTCGTTTCAAAACTGCCCTGTTCATCAACCGGTACGTTAAAACCAGGGTGCGCACCCAAAGCATAGATCAACGTCTGGTCATTGCTTGGGTTTTCAACACGATAGCTGACCAGCAGGCGATCCTCATCCAGCTGATAGGCAATCGTCAACACAAAAGCAAATGGGAAGGCTGCCCGTGTTTTTTCATCATCGCGTAGCTCAAAAACTACCCGCTCACTGCTCTGTTCCACGACCTGAAACTCCCGATCGCGGGCAAAACCGTGCTGCGTCTGATGATAGACCTTGCCTTGATATTCGTATTGATCATCCTTGAGTCGGCCGACAAACGGAAACAGGACGGGTGCCTGCCGTTTCCAAGACTTTGGGTCACCCTGCCACAAATATTCTATTCCCTCTGCATTCCGCTTAATGCTGTGCATCTGGGCGCCTAGTGGATCAATCTGTACCGTCAGCTGCTCGTTTTCAATCTGAATCATCTCTCGTCATCCTTTCAAACTCTCAATGGACAATGGTATATGCCAAAAGCCCTCTAATCTGCACAATAACAGATTGAGAGGGCTTTCGCAAGTCTATCTTTTAATTTTGGACTGATTCTTCGTAGTCGCCATTAGGACAAACGATCTGCTTGCCCTTCTTAACCTTCTTTTCAATCAAGAAATGACCGTCTTTAGGACAATTGCGGCCAATTGGCTTGTCCCATGAAACAAAATCACATTCAGGGTAGCGCGAGCAGCCATAAAAGACGCGATTCTTCTTGGACTTGCGCTCAACCACGCTCCCTTGCCCACACTTAGGACAGGTTACGCCGATATCCTTAACGATTGCCTTGGTGTTGCGGCAGTTCGGGAAGCGCGAGCAGGCATGAAACTTGCCATAGCGGCCCATCTTAACGACCATTGGCGCCCCACAGATCTCACAATTGCTGCCGGCAAGTTCATCATGCATCTCGATTTTGGCAACCTGTTCCTCAGCAGCCTGGACTTCTTTAGAAAATGGCTGGTAGAACTTGTCAACGACCTTAACCCAGTTTTCCTTGCCTTCTTCGATCCGGTCCAAGTCGTCTTCAACTTCGGCCGTAAACTTGACATTGACGATTTCTGGGAACTGCTTGACGATGATCTGGTTGACGATCTCACCCAGCTCGGTTGGCTCAAAGTGGCGCGATACCAAACGAACATAGTAGCGGCGCTGAATCGTGTCCAGCGTTGGCGCATAGGTGGAAGGCCGGCCGACCCCGTTTTCTTCCAGCGTCTTGATCAAGGCAGCTTCTGTATAGCGAGCAGGCGGCTGCGTGAAGTGCTGTGCCGGGTCGTCACTGATCATTTGGACCTGGTCGCCTTGATTTAGATCCGGCAAAACATTGTCTTTTTCCTGACCACGCTTGTAAACCTTGGTAAAGCCATCAAATTTGACCTTGGACCCGTTGGCATGAAAGTCGACCCCGTTTTGGCTCAAGGAAACGGCCATCGTATCAACAATCTGCGGCGTCATCTGACTGGCCACGAATCGGCTCCAGATCAGGCTGTAGAGCTTATATTGATCAGCCGTCAGATACTGTTTCATCTCTGCGGGCGTACGGTTGACCGATGTTGGCCGGATCGCTTCGTGCGCGTCTTGGGCCCCTTCCGGCAGCTTGCCCTTGACTGGCTTGATTGCGGCATACTGCTCACCATAGTTTTCATGAATAAACTGAGAAGCTTCCTGTTTGGCAATTGAGGCAATCCGCGTAGAGTCGGTACGCATATAGGTGATCAGACCGACCGCGCTGCCATGCCCAAGCGTAATCCCTTCATACAGCTGTTGGGCGGCCATCATCGTCTTGCGCGTTCGGAAGTTCAGACGACGGTTGGCATCCTGCTGCAT
This region includes:
- the parC gene encoding DNA topoisomerase IV subunit A, whose protein sequence is MSEPKIENMTLEDLMGDRFGRYSKSIIQERALPDIRDGLKPVQRRILFAMNKDGNTYDKGFRKSAKSVGNVMGNFHPHGDSSIYEALVRMSQDWKLRDPLIEMHGNNGSMDGDPPAAMRYTEARLSKIAGLMLKDIDKDTVDMTLNFDDTEKEPTVLPARIPNLLVNGATGISAGYATEIPTHNLGELIDALIYLLGHPTVSLDKLMEFVPGPDFPTGGIIQGKEGIKKAYETGRGRIVVRAKTSIETLRGGRQQINITEIPYEVNKAQLVKRINDLRLAKKVEGIAEARDETDRSGLRIAIELKRGANAEGILNYLLKNTDLQINYNFNMVAIDNQRPMRVGLKHILTSYLSFQKEIIMRRTRFDLNKAQKRLHIVEGLIKALSMLDQVIKTIRASKNRADAKQNLIESLGFDDPQAEAIVTMQLYRLTNTDVTALEDEQKRLNDQIAEYQLILSDENELAKVLRQEMRTIKKEFATPRRTEIQSKVQKLEIDTKVTVAKEDVVVLVSKAGYIKRSSLRSFKASNVEEDGLREDDYPLLIQETSTLAHLFMFTNLGHLIYRPVHELADVRWKDVGEHISQTIGLAAGEEIIKAMIFDRLDMPGTLLMGTSDGQVKQTEFKEYQPGSRYKSTATVYMKLKGDDAQVVNVMYYEPKDTAQSLLAISHEGYAVRFDVAEVPIAGVRTTGVRAINLHDDDRMVDLQLVDEDQHLAMVTQRGAFKEMAVADIKLGARARRGELVLHRLKKLPHKLVDFLPYDADYQGAVEIITDRPMFQDVLITDHHLGTAHSNGTFVIDTESQGIPVKLRIKPQLTETATSEQLDLTDSIS
- the parE gene encoding DNA topoisomerase IV subunit B, producing the protein MAEQEYQYDASSIKILKGLEAVRKRPGMYIGSTDTYGLHHLVYEIVDNAVDEALSGFGDEINVTIEPDNSITVQDHGRGMPVGMHASGKPTPEVIMTVLHAGGKFGQDDGYKTSGGLHGVGASVVNALSTKLTLTIVRDHVRYQEKFVNGGNPVGTLKKLGNTRAGSGTTVTFKPDPKIFSTTVYNYDTLARRLRESAFLLKGLKITLTDKRAGQEKEEVFQFENGIKDFVGYLNEDKDTLGQIMYFDGKQDGVEVEVAAQYNDGYSENVLSFVNNVRTPDGGTHEAGFRNAWTKTFNDYARKVGLLKERDKNLEGSDVREGLTAVVSVRIPERILQFEGQTKDKLGTPEARKIVDSIVSDQLSYMLLENGDEAQQLIRKALKARQAREAARKARDESRGSKRKGRKERNLSGKLTPAQSKDAAKNELFLVEGDSAGGSAKQGRDRKFQAILPLRGKVLNTEKAKLDDVLKNEELNTIIYTVGAGVGSEFNVADSNYDKIIIMTDADDDGAHIQILLLTFFYKYMRPMIEAGKVYIALPPLYRIQSGKGAKTKIQYAWTNDQLTQMTKKIRGAQLQRFKGLGEMNADQLWETTMNPDTRTLIRVRIEDAELAEKRVTTLMGDKVAPRRKWIEENVQFTLSDDEESDQLMENRGQKAKTPTINTWNQK
- the plsY gene encoding glycerol-3-phosphate 1-O-acyltransferase PlsY — its product is MIFKICLMAVIAYLLGSIPWGLWIGQVFYHKDIRQLGSGNIGTTNTLRVLGPKAGVTVLFLDMFKGTLAACQPYFFHCSQTVSPLLIGLFAVLGHTCSIFDHFHGGKAVATSAGILLAYNPLLFLVAWAIYLTVLLLTSMASAAGMVGITAIFIIALCIHDWILAAIAGFLTVVIIWLHRANIKRIFNGTESLVHFGLGYRRQQKRKQK
- a CDS encoding SDR family NAD(P)-dependent oxidoreductase, which encodes MSSFNQQSFQLNGKVALITGGASGLGQNYSKALSLYGADIFVVSNSQRGWEETRQAVEGNGQKIGFLQCDITEPDCADEIIAQCVKEMGGLDILVNNAGIQIRNDVLAFKDEDWDKVINLNLNALYHMSQAAAKYMAKQKHGKIINIGSMQSYRAGKFIFPYTAAKHGVLGLTKAYADALSKYNIQVNGLAPGYILTDMTKALAEDPVRGPEIKEHIPSGEWGRPEQLMGPMVFLASPASDYVTGVMLPVDGGYLLR
- a CDS encoding aldose 1-epimerase family protein — translated: MIQIENEQLTVQIDPLGAQMHSIKRNAEGIEYLWQGDPKSWKRQAPVLFPFVGRLKDDQYEYQGKVYHQTQHGFARDREFQVVEQSSERVVFELRDDEKTRAAFPFAFVLTIAYQLDEDRLLVSYRVENPSNDQTLIYALGAHPGFNVPVDEQGSFETTQFSVSPAIDYQQVKLVAPGPFNDLEHPAVLHMQQPITLDHELFDEDALIFATKGMPFTATLTEPQTNHGVHVQVNGAPFVGVWSPYPAQANLVCVEPWWGIADSIHSDGRLEDKQVMSRLAPGKHEDYAFAIQPF